Below is a window of Camelina sativa cultivar DH55 chromosome 11, Cs, whole genome shotgun sequence DNA.
TAAAGAAACAGCCGCATTAGAGAATtcaaaaaccctagaaacagaataaatccaacaaaaaaagcaCAATGCGGATtagatttcaaaattcaaatcgATCACGGCCGATGAGACATAAAACACCGATTTATATCACCTCTAAGAAAGCTAAGCATAATCACAACAGAGTCAAATTACTAAAAAAGCACATGGAATCGAAGACGAGAACGTCAAGACTAAGCAAATGTTCTCAGCAAAACAAACTTAGAAAATTCCGATACTCGAAGCAATCGAGGCAGGTAAGTGTGAAATCAAACAAAGTTGGAGAAAGAATTAGCGATTTGAGAGAGTGAAGAAGGTATAAGAGAATGACCAGTTTCCGAGCTCCGATCGCATTCTCCGGCGGAAATCGATTTGCAGAttcaaaagttttttattttattttcctccGTCAGGTTCTGGAAAAAGTATACAAATGGAGACAAGagttcatttatatattaaattactgaGAAGAGAAATAATACTGAGGTGGAATAAGATTCAGAGATACAACCAATGAGAATATCCCACGTGTGAAAACTGACACGTGTTGCGATGTGAGACGCTTCGTGTGTTGGTGATTACGCTACAAGTCTGGAGTGTGTTTTGGTTAATCCAGGTGAAGCTTCTAGCACAACGAGAGACTCTTCTTAAACCTTTCAGGCCCATTTGGCCTTTCTTTTTGAAGTTAAAAAATGCCAACTTTGACCAACCTCTCTGCTCATACACCTGTGAGAATTATTTTGTATTCATAACATGTATGAATGAATATTCTTTTCATGAAAGCATCTTTTTGTAGTAAACTATGTAATATTCcgggatattttttttcttttaagtaaaGTTGATTAATAAACTTGAATCGAAATCAATGCACATCTTTTCTGATATTCAAAatgaaatacaaacaaaaatgttaggAATCAGAGGGAAACTTGATTTTACATTTCAGGAAATCTAAGGGAATaccataagaaaaaaagacCAACGGGTTGAAAGACCAAAAGCTAGATATAAGACAAATACAAGATAAGAGAGATAGTTTTGGTGGTGGTGTttcaaaatcagaaagaaacaaagagaagagcTGGGGTTATGTATGCCTATTCGATAGAAGTATCTATGAACACTTTAGAAGCAACAAGTAGCTACGTGGGAAGCTCCTATTCCTCTCCTCGATCTACCTGTGTTGATCAATCTCCTTACAACAGctgtaacaacaacacaaaagacTTCTATTCAAATCATGTACATCCTTGTGTTATTATCCTCCTACAAAAGTTTTGGAATTTTGACCTTTACCTGGTTACAGTAAAATCTCCAGCGACCTATATTGATGCAGCAGAACCATTTTGCTAGTCTGGGAAAACTTCGTCACGCTCATGGTCAGCTGAAGACAAATGCTCATGTCTAAAGCTGGTGCTGTTGTGGTTCTCTTCTGGTATgtcgtcttcttcgtcgtcaGTTGAGGTTTTGTCATAAGAGAAGGGTCTCTGACATATGCAAGATTGTGGGTACTCGTGGAACTCACCACGTCCTGGTTTAAACTCATCTGGATCACCCATGAATCCACGCTGACAAGATTTCACTTTCTTGGCGAAAGTTTGCCACTCCATCTTTTCTCGGTCCATGAACAAAGCACTTAGCTTCTTTGCATTTGGCCTGATGGTCCTCTTGTGACCCATGTACCTCCTGTAAATACATACTCAAGAGTGTCATGGTCTCGTGTCTGATGCGTTAAGTGGATTGAAGAACCAGTCAAGCAATTCATGCAAATGCAACCAGAAANAAAAAAGACCAACGGGTTGAAAGACCAAAAGCTAGATATAAGACAAATACAAGATAAGAGAGATAGTTTTGGTGGTGGTGTttcaaaatcagaaagaaacaaagagaagagcTGGGGTTATGTATGCCTATTCGATAGAAGTATCTATGAACACTTTAGAAGCAACAAGTAGCTACGTGGGAAGCTCCTATTCCTCTCCTCGATCTACCTGTGTTGATCAATCTCCTTACAACAGctgtaacaacaacacaaaagacTTCTATTCAAATCATGTACATCCTTGTGTTATTATCCTCCTACAAAAGTTTTGGAATTTTGACCTTTACCTGGTTACAGTAAAATCTCCAGCGACCTATATTGATGCAGCAGAACCATTTTGCTAGTCTGGGAAAACTTCGTCACGCTCATGGTCAGCTGAAGACAAATGCTCATGTCTAAAGCTGGTGCTGTTGTGGTTCTCTTCTGGTATgtcgtcttcttcgtcgtcaGTTGAGGTTTTGTCATAAGAGAAGGGTCTCTGACATATGCAAGATTGTGGGTACTCGTGGAACTCACCACGTCCTGGTTTAAACTCATCTGGATCACCCATGAATCCACGCTGACAAGATTTCACTTTCTTGGCGAAAGTTTGCCACTCCATCTTTTCTCGGTCCATGAACAAAGCACTTAGCTTCTTTGCATTTGGCCTGATGGTCCTCTTGTGACCCATGTACCTCCTGTAAATACATACTCAACAGTGTCATGGTCTCGTGTCTGATGGGTCAAGTGGATTGAAGAACCAGTCAAGCAATTCATGCAAATGCAACCAGAAAGAACATGTGAATGAGGATGCACCGTGTAGCTATGACAAGCCTCAACCAAATCTACTTAATTCTCTGTGGCAGAGCAAGGGCAAGGGCAGggcattatatttatatatcaccTACTTTATTCAAAGTAAGAAAATGATAAGATGCTATCGCCTGTTGTTTCATACTGGAAAACTTATTTTAACAGCAAAGCTCTAATTGGGACAAGTGGAAATTTTCCTAACCTTCGGCCTGCAAGAATCTTGGCCATATTCCCATTATTATTAGTGATAAAGACGTCGCTTTCATCACTAACAATGTAGTCAATGGCAGCAAGGCGTGAAGAATAGGGAAGCAGAGGCTTCAGCTCATCATTGGCAAGCATTTCCTTGGTGTAAAAGTTTGGAAATAGCTCTCTAAGTGGTCTCAGTGTCTTTTCACCACCATATATTTCTCCAGATGCAACATAGATATATGTGTCATTTGCAAAGCCAAGAGCACGCAGCATTAAGCCCACTTCATGAGGTGTAAGGGGGCATTTCCCACGCTTTCTTTCCTCCAGAGGGTCCAGATCCTGCGGTATGGTAGTGAGATATTGTAACTCCAAACAAAGTCtccacaagaaaagaaaatttggtGTAATGCTCTTATTCTATGATAATAACATAGATGTAACAaggtttgtaaatatatttcttaatataAGAAGCGCAAACACACATATCAAGTTTCAGTTCACTGCACCTGTAGACAAATAACGCATAGAACTTGGataattaagaaagttatgTAAAAGAACATAATGAACTCACAGGCAATGTGTCCCATCGTTTTCTTATTTCTGCTAGCTCAGCTCGCTCTTTTTCACCCCCACCAAAGTCACAACCAGAAAAGGCTAGCATGTCAGGCTCAAATCTGCAGTTCATCAAAGTATGGTTACATGCTTATATGACATGATTGAAAGACCATTAAGCAAAAAGCAGAGAAAACAATCTAGTATGGCTTGTTAAAGAAACTTAATAAACCTCAAGTGGACAGCAATAAAACGTTTGGCCATCTTTCTCATCCTCTTGACCACTTTCATCCCAACTGACTGTATCCGCTTTGTGAATCTTAAAGCATGATAGTTGACCCTGCAGCGCAACTTTTGCATGTCTTCGTCTAGATCATTTGCTAGTCTGTAGTCAAACTTTGTCAATTGTAAAACCTGCAAGATTTCAACAAACATGATTTAGCTTCAACCATATTAAACTGAAACAGAACCATAGAACTTTTGGGGATtgcaaaaaacaaatataactgGTGTATAATATGATAAAACTATACAATTTGATTCTTAGGTGACATAGACTTACATGTCTCCTCAAGAGAATTGGCAATACTTGGTCAAGATAATACTCAGGAGTAGACTTTCGAGGCACACGCATGGTATAAGGAGGTTTCTCCATCGAACGCATGACTCTGTCAGGAACTCTCTTTACTATAGTCACATCTTTGGCGAGAGAAGATATGAACCAGTTAACATCAAAAATGTCATTGAAGTCACTGCACAGCAATCAAAGCAACTTTTTTTCAGTAAATATTTCTGTCCATTCAGATGATCCATTCCCATAAGAAATTGACATGGCTACTGAATAACTTCATTTGCCAAAACTTGCTAAAAGTTACCTGTCATCTTTCCAATAAGAATGGTGATCCAACTCGGGTACAACTAAAGTAGCATTAAGAATCCGTGCAACAACCACTGCATCAGTTATCTGCTCATAAAGAtaacattattttcaattttcaaaacaaGCTGAGGAGAATTCAACGAAGAAACAACTGCTGCATAACTCTATAAAGACGATAAGCAACATTATATTGGTGATAGCCTAACACATATATTCTTGAGACATAATATAACTTACTCCTGTTCTTTGCTGGTTAAGGCCTCCACTAGCTGCAATAAGCAAATATCCATTAGACGAGTGCTCCTGGGCAGCAGCTgtaagatgaacaaaaaaaaaaatcaatgttaaAGAGGACCATtgatacaagaagaagaaatattgaAGCCTAATCTTTCTTGTACATCAACAGAAACCCAAAATTGCATTTGCTTATGCTTTAAACGAAACTAAAAGGGGTAAGTCCAATATGCAATTAGATCAATAAAGATACAGACTTTTTACCTAAAGTATTCAAGATCAATATGGaaaaaaggacaaaactttCACTTTCTTAGAACTTCTTTTTATTCAACAAGGCAAGAACACATGTAAGAAGATCTGACTTACGAGGGAAGCTCCTTCCTCTCTCACTACATCCATAGAAGAACTTGGAATATTTTGATTTCCATACATCAATTGGTTCTCGACGGCTCATATCCTGAGAAGAATAACAACAAATCCgatttcaagaaatcaaaaagtTGAGCAGTAAGAAGAGTGAAAATCTCAGTGttgaaagtaacaaaaaaatgaaaaactaggTTAGCTTACTAAGCTGCGTTTGCTCAATTGCTGAGAATACCACTCAAGGTGAGAGACAACGTGACCGGTTAAGAGTGAGATGACACCTAAGGAGAAAAGCATGAAACCACAAACCCATGTCCACATTACGGTTCTCTTGGGATGACTCGAGAAAAATCGCCACTTCCATAACGCAGACTTGTGATGATGAGAGCCATTGTTAATAAGCTGAGGCGAGTTCGTCAATAGCCTCACGCTCGACCTCCACACTTCAGCTACTACCCCCATAGATTGAATAAATTACTTCTCACTCCCAATTTCATCACTGATTTCACGGAAATGCCATCATCTCCCCCCTTGAAACCCACCAAGAATCTGTGGGGATACCCAAACGGAATCTGAAGGAAAAAAACTTAGGAAATCGCAAAGGTTAAGGTTCTTTGATCCGGAGGTTAAACAGATCcgaagattagggttttctggGAAGTTAGCAAAAGTATATGTaaggatctctctctctctctctctctctgtataaagtttttgagatttttcgAAATGGTGAAGACGAcggacaagagaagaagagacagtACCACGCTTTGCCTTTTTgtcctaatttttttctttctttttctctttctttctaattcGCCTGAATTAATTGGTTCAACTACTACACTAGATCACAAAATAACCCGAAATTAAACATAACCGAGTTACAATTAACATATTAAACCGGTTTCTACGCCACTTAACAGTTAAGATTTTGCTTCAAAGCCAcacttctttttattaatataagcttaggaaaagaggaaaaaaaaaaaggaggtgTAATAATGTTTCTACTACATTCATGTCTTTTTggaaacataactaaaaaaaataaaccgaAGAAATTACAGATGTACTACATGAGAatctggaaaaataaaaataaaatgcagTAGTGAATTTAAAGGTAGTTACAGCTGAGACACGTGATACATTTACAACATCCGACGTGTCCGTCGCAAAACCACCGGCAAGTTACGATCACACAAGCTAACCAAACCGGAACTAATCGAAATTATTAGTCTCTCTACAGAATATTAAACCGATTTCTTACTAACTACGCCTCCAGTGCTCCACTATAAGAAGCTGGTTTATGTAGTTGGAATGATTGATTGGACCACTTGAACAAAACTCCTCCTGATATGTagcttaattaatttggtcACGTTATGTTGCGCAATAATTTAATTAAgcttttcaattaattaacatGGATATAATTCGTTTTGTCAGAATCTTGGTGGCActcaaaaaaaagtcaaatgtCTATTTTTGTTTAGCACCACATATagtcaatcttttttttaatataaactacAATTTAATGAAGAAATTGAGAACACCATTTTGGATAGGGAAATGTTTTCTGCCTTCTTTTGGCCTTTCTCTTTTACCCATGGTTGAACTAAAAAGTCTAATACGTCCACAAGTCAcacaatataagaaaattagatTTGGTTTATGATGGTGAGTTggtcatatactcatatatatcCAGTCACTCTTTGGCACGACTAAGGCTCTCTTACTAAAGATCCGTGATTAGAAATGTCATTCCGGTCAATGAGGataacaattcatttttgtcagttAGTATAACATTTAATCTTAATTTAAAGCAATAAACTACAACGGAGTAGATCCAAATATCGTTGGTCCAAACTCCAAACTAGAGACAcataaattgtataaaatagaTTATTACCGTTGAGTCATTGACGTTATTAATCTAAAGGTCCGAGTATCTACATGGAATTTTGTATAATTAGCTTAGAAATAAGGATGAGACGAACAAATGTTCGCTCTTATTTCTCGGAGTGAAAGAAAGAGTATATGCAAAGAGCTCAACATTTGGTGGCATCATCGATAATGACTAAAAAAACTATCTTTAGAATTCGAGAGCTGTCTCTCAGATGCAGGCCTCACTGCAAAACCGATTGAATTGAGATTCTTCTTTTCCAACAATTGCATCTTTTTTATTGTCTTCTCTAGTTTTGCGGTGTTTTTTATAATGTTGTATATTGTAGATTTCAGGTTTATGTTCTTCTTTGTTGAATCCTTGTATTCtgtaaaaaattgaatattgttATGAATCTTCACATGTTCATCTAAAAAAAcgatttttagaatttattttatctttgtaACGCTGTGACCATCCACTTCTCTTAGTGGAACTCACGTCCACTCTCGTtctgtgagcccatccatattcgACAATCAGTTTGTTATATCTGGAAGGTGTTAATGATTTGTTTACTgtctctacaaatcaccacatgatcttttcatgcattttgttctcactcgcacagtttcgacaatcactttccgGAATGTCATCCATCCTAAAACTACTCCAGTATAAACATATTTAACTTATGAGATTTCCCAAAACCTTTGAGCGAAAAAATAAGTACATTTTGGTGACATAaatgatcaaatcaattttttaaaacttatttgcGTATCCCTGAAACCGGGTTGTCATATTCCTCTTTTGACTTTTTGACTGTGTATAAAGTATAGAGGTTGGGATTGGGTGAAGCTAGCTGTAATGTAAAACGGTTGACGGCTATAATCTGAACTGTTGGTGGATGAGACATGACATTAATGATTCTTGCATGCTATAGAGTAGTTTACGCGGTGTGTCAAGTATGTCGAGTATAtatggttttcaaaattttctccgAAGGCATTACATCACtatcatatttatataatttatctcCCTTTCAACAACCAAAAGTAATTCATATGATTGGTGAATCTTATTACATTTCTGTTATTTACgtatttagttttataatattaGACTATTTTAGTAGTTAATCAGACGAGCCtccaaagacaaaaaaaaaaaagaaaacaatggtATGCTTCaggacatttaaaaaaaaaaatgttaggtCCAGATAGTTATAGTTATGACTTATTTGgtaactaacaagtgcaaaacTCCTGGTATTATGCGGATAAAGAGAGTTTGAATACGAAAGGTAATCTACAAACTTTGTTTACAAATTAAGTTGATTGGTTAGATTTGTTTATCCTTTTTGGTTCAACCTCCCTGTCTTGTTCAAGAGGAGATCTCTTCTATTAGTTCTCTCATCTCACACGTAACCCTCTCCCATGATCCGGAGGGATTTCTTCTTCAGACAAGTTTTCCCTATAACCAAGAATCTGAACTACTGGTAAACCTTAAGAAGTTCTTGATCCTTAAACAATCGTTAAATATAAGGATCGGATatattattgaattaaaattgaaatttaccTAATTCTGGTCAACAAACTCGTTAGACCTCAACTATACTCCAACGAACACATCCCCAATCATCTATGTCACACTCATAGCTTAATTAGCCCAAATTGCTCACGAATATCATCAATCCATTAACTACGCCTATTGACattatgtaaacaaataaatccATTAATTTCCAATTAATtgacatttatatttatttgatatctTTTGGGATTTTGTCCTCCATCaacatatactgatatacacagacagaaaagacaaaaacatcttatatatctcttttataTTCTTCTTACTTAAAACTCTCAAGCATAAAAGATATTTCTATacaatttcaaactctttcCACTCTCCTCATTaaatttggtttgtgtttttaaagacatttttctgggtcaaacaaatatattctttggcttgattcctcttttttttttttttttttttttttttttttttttttttttttttttttttttttttttttttttttttttttttttttNGGAAAAATTGACCGTTGAATGTTTGAAACAATTTAATGACAAGTGACAACTAATgtagaaaatatgaaaaaaaaaaaattgctgaaaCCTATTCgtgggttttgggtttttttttttttttttttttttttttttgcttctttgttaaTTTCTTATATAACTCTAATCTGTTCCTGTATTACCTAGCTACTAAATCATTGTCATCCAATTAGCCcgaaattttaaacattaattCCAACTGTTGGCGGCtgtaaacttttattttgtgtctaaCAGATATTTCCCATAAACCATAATATATCGACGCACTTATATGAATGCTGCATGGGATATGAAAGCCATATACTACAATATATATGGATGTGTCATAAAACGAAAACACGTACATCTAAAGTTCAGTTTGTGGCTGGATTCGGAATATAAGAACTATACTAAATCGAATTTGATTGGGTTGTTAATTGTCCTACTcctattagaaaaaaagaaattaaaatatactacAATGTATTCTTAAACCGGTAAAAAATCAGTTCACCCAACGAACCAACTTCCAAGTAGGAGTCCAAATCATAAGATTCTTTTATGAGTATAAATGTACCCTCACGTCAGAATCTAACATAACTCTTTCCCCTTTTTCTGTCTCTCTTTCACCCTTTCTTCTCCATCTATCTTACCTCCAATAAACTTCTTatttaaatcaagaaaaattcCAAGAATCTTGCGTCAGACAAATGTCTCCTAGTTTAATCTATAGAAACAgagttctctgttttgttttagtattgTTCTGTTTCCCTCAACGTTTTGCCGCCAGAAACCTACCGGAGGAACAAGAACCATCCACCGCAAAAGCAACTCAAGTAATCCACGTCAGCAACAACACGTGGCATGATTTCTCTCGTCTCGTAGACGTCCAGGTTGGTAGCCACGTCAGCGGCGTGTCCGAGCTCAAAAGGTACCTCCACCGTTTCGGTTACGTGGGTGATGATGGCTCAGAAAGTTTCTCCGACGTGTTCGATGGTACTCTCGAATCCGCAATCTCTCTGTACCAAGAAAATCTCGGTTTACCGATAACCGGGAGACTCGACACGAGTACCGTCAGTCTCATGTCGTTACCGCGATGTGGCGTTAGCGATACGCACATGATCATCAACGACGAAGGTATCCACACAACGGCGCATTATACCTACTTTAACGGTAAACCGAAGTGGAACCGCGACACGCTAACCTACGCTATATCGAAAACACACAAACTCGATTACTTGACGTCAGAAGACGTCAAAACCGTTTTCCGGCGAGCTTTTTCGCATTGGGCGAGCGTGATTCCGGTGAGTTTCGAGGAAGTCGATGACTTCACGACGGCGGATTTGAAGATCGGGTTCTACTCCGGCGAGCACGGTGACGGGCTTCCGTTTGACGGTGTTCTCGGGACGTTAGCACACGCATTCGCGCCGGAGAACGGGAGGCTTCACTTCGACGCGGGGGAGACATGGGTCGTCGACGATGACTTTAAACGATCTCCCGAGGTGGCCGTCGACTTGGAGTCTGTGGCGACTCACGAGATTGGTCACTTGCTGGGGTTAGGACATAGCTCTCAAGAGTCGGCGGTTATGTATCCGAGTCTCCGGCCGAGGACTAAAAGAGTTGACCTTACGGTTGATGACGTGGCAGGTGTACTGAAGTTATATGGCGCGAACCCAAAATTACGGTTGGATTCACTTACGCAGTCGGAAGATTCTATTCAAAACGGCTCCGTATCACTGAGATTCTTGTCGGGGAATTTTATCGGATATGTTCTGttggttgttgtttttattCTGTTCCGATAGGTTTTTATAGGACATAAAAATactgttttttcaaaaaatatatttatttatgacaaaatgtacatactttttttttccatctaaTGTTATTGATACCACTTAAAAGGTTACACTGTAAAATACATCTTAAACCGGCGGAAAACAGAGATATCCCCAGAATCTAAATCCTAAAAGAGGGAGGCTAAATCGGCGGACAAATTTTAAGTCCCCGGAAACAACTataaataccaaaaagaaagtTGAAAACCGAAATCGAAAGAGAACGAATACAACAGCTAAAAACAAAGGCATACTAACAATAAAAACCAAGGCAAACGCTATgtctaaacaaacaaatcaaactttTCTTCTGAAGTTTATGCGAATGAGTTGTATCAATGCTACTCACGgccaaacatcaaacaacaactGCCTTCTCTTATCACAAACGAGAGATGATCTCTCCAAACCAGACTTCATAACTTGACAAGTAAAGGTCCAATTTAGAACCTCAATACACTTCCAGATGCGGCGAGACTACTGATGCGTCAATGAGCGCCTAGATAGAAGCTATATAAAAGCAATCCGACATCCTCCAGATTCAGAAACGCTAAGACAAGGAGCGAAACAAAACTACTTTGATGAGCTTCAATTTCCAGAATCGACACTCATCTACAGAGGTTTCCATCACCATCAACTTCCACCTAAGAGTAGAACGATCTGAAACAGAGAGTCAAGCATAAACTTCACACAAAATAACCTCTTCTTAGAAAGGAGATAAACTAAATGGAAAACTAATAGGTAGAAACATGCTAAAGGTGAGCGAGAAAACAAAGGCCAGTGAAGTCTTCCTACATAACACACACAAGCCAAACCAACGACATCAAAACAACATGAAGCACAAGAGCGAGAAAACAAATTTGGGTTGTGAGCGGGCAAAAAACAATGGTTTGTCTCCGTAGATCTCAGATCCGGCACCATCCTCCTCGCAAAAGCCACAAATCAAGCAAATTTGAACACTCGACCACTTCCCCAAGACACCACCCAACTCCAATCGAAGGCCAAAAACTTTCCACAACTTAAAGAGAAATTAAAGCAAAAgactaaaagaagaaaaaacaggaAGACCGGAGCCGATGCTAGAGGAGCTACCGCACTCCGGTCTcagatttaagaaaaaacttTGAGTGTCGGCTGGTTTTTAGGTTAGACGAGAGagagtttaatttaattttttttgcgaCAAATCAGTTTACCTTCATGTTTAGGTTAGACGAACATGTACATagataatttaaagtttttaggAAAAGAATATTTTTATGATGGCTTTCTctaagaaattattattttctgattAGTTATTTTGAGTTTGTGTATATCATTATCTCAAAAATTGAAAGATAGTGATGTTTATGCACTGATATATATAGATTGGTCCCACTCCTAATGACACTACAAGTACATAGTTGAGGTTGATCATGACCTTTATATTTGTTCCTACTTCCTAAGCAAAAATACTGTATTTATTttcaatcatataaaaaaaacacacagctTATTCTGGAAAATATATGCCCATTTAGATGTTGTATCATAAAAGCCCAGTCCAAGATAATGACTTGAaacttaaaatttcaaatgagaaggaaggaaggaagaaaaaataagtTGGTTTCAATTCGAACCAAACCGGTTTTATGGTTATAAAATCGAATGGTTTATTCAGACAAACCAAGAGATTCAATCGACTCGGTTcggtttttattattatttgttttttttttccagaccTATTAGTAAACCCTCTTCATTCGATTTAGACGGTGGCGGTCGTCTCTCTCAAAATTCCGAAAACCTCATAAACCCTAGCAATGCCGTCGAGTTTCTTCTTCGATGCTGCTAGCGACGACGAGCTCGAATTGCTACGCAATGAAGAAATTAGTAGTGGTGAAGAAGACGTAGAGGAAGACGAAGCAGCAGAGCGTATAgatggagaagacgaagatggagaagaggaggatgaggacgaagaagacgaagaagaagttgagaagagGAAACGAGATGCTGATGCTCAGTCTCCTTGGGATTTCGCATCTTATTCAAGCTCCGTTGGTGAAGAACACGCCCGCCGTCACACAACGTCTATTGATGAAAAGATCTCCAAAGCTATCCAGCATCGTCCAGTTCCCATTTCTatagatgaagacgaagaagaagaagaagaagatgtctcCGGTGCTGAAGCTGATAAACAAGTAAACCccctaaaattttgttttgaatttg
It encodes the following:
- the LOC104723441 gene encoding uncharacterized protein At1g04910-like; this translates as MGVVAEVWRSSVRLLTNSPQLINNGSHHHKSALWKWRFFSSHPKRTVMWTWVCGFMLFSLGVISLLTGHVVSHLEWYSQQLSKRSLDMSRREPIDVWKSKYSKFFYGCSERGRSFPPAAQEHSSNGYLLIAASGGLNQQRTGITDAVVVARILNATLVVPELDHHSYWKDDSDFNDIFDVNWFISSLAKDVTIVKRVPDRVMRSMEKPPYTMRVPRKSTPEYYLDQVLPILLRRHVLQLTKFDYRLANDLDEDMQKLRCRVNYHALRFTKRIQSVGMKVVKRMRKMAKRFIAVHLRFEPDMLAFSGCDFGGGEKERAELAEIRKRWDTLPDLDPLEERKRGKCPLTPHEVGLMLRALGFANDTYIYVASGEIYGGEKTLRPLRELFPNFYTKEMLANDELKPLLPYSSRLAAIDYIVSDESDVFITNNNGNMAKILAGRRRYMGHKRTIRPNAKKLSALFMDREKMEWQTFAKKVKSCQRGFMGDPDEFKPGRGEFHEYPQSCICQRPFSYDKTSTDDEEDDIPEENHNSTSFRHEHLSSADHERDEVFPD
- the LOC104723442 gene encoding metalloendoproteinase 1-MMP-like; amino-acid sequence: MSPSLIYRNRVLCFVLVLFCFPQRFAARNLPEEQEPSTAKATQVIHVSNNTWHDFSRLVDVQVGSHVSGVSELKRYLHRFGYVGDDGSESFSDVFDGTLESAISLYQENLGLPITGRLDTSTVSLMSLPRCGVSDTHMIINDEGIHTTAHYTYFNGKPKWNRDTLTYAISKTHKLDYLTSEDVKTVFRRAFSHWASVIPVSFEEVDDFTTADLKIGFYSGEHGDGLPFDGVLGTLAHAFAPENGRLHFDAGETWVVDDDFKRSPEVAVDLESVATHEIGHLLGLGHSSQESAVMYPSLRPRTKRVDLTVDDVAGVLKLYGANPKLRLDSLTQSEDSIQNGSVSLRFLSGNFIGYVLLVVVFILFR